Proteins from a genomic interval of Arachis hypogaea cultivar Tifrunner chromosome 10, arahy.Tifrunner.gnm2.J5K5, whole genome shotgun sequence:
- the LOC112717662 gene encoding uncharacterized protein, with translation MVGNFPCGDGDGDREQNSPETGAGTRAGIPVPSPGDGEWGPAGNAGNARNGDRDNYPPMTGNGAGTGINSGVELESIAFSFVCHDWDFPSQSKPSYQQHESHNLGDNPTIRKGLEAITSSLNHLGDTFEKAFEEGRMIVESKTAELKTQIRLKGSHEDNESQLKASREVAMATAAKAKLLLRELKTVKADLAFAKARCSQLEEENKMLRDCDTTTTKGQNREDDDMIRFQLETLLAEKARLAGENEVYARKNHFLREIVEYHQLTMQDVVYLDDGIAKVSEVYDSSSGVSRITSFNPSPSESPLRVVIRNSESSPILPNEMLTVIEKDSKRVSENEAPLPSGSFSKVIYLFSFKQ, from the exons ATGGTGGGGAATTTTCCCTGTGGGGATGGGGATGGAGATAGGGAGCAAAATTCCCCCGAGACAggcgcggggacccgagcggggatccccgtcCCATCCCCG gGAGATGGGGAATGGGGCCCCGCGGGGAACGCGGGGAATGCGAGAAACGGGGATCGGGACAATTATCCCCCTATGACGGGGAATGGGGCGGGGACGGGGATTAATTCTGGGG TTGAATTGGAATCAATTGCGTTTTCTTTTGTTTGCCATGATTGGGACTTCCCTTCACAGTCGAAGCCGTCATATCAACAACATGAATCTCATAATTTAGGGGACAACCCTACAATTAGGAAGGGATTGGAGGCaatcactagttcccttaatcACTTAGGTgacacctttgagaaggcttttgAG GAAGGCCGAATGATCGTGGAGAGCAAGACAGCAGAATTGAAGACTCAAATCCGTCTTAAAGGAAGTCACGAGGACAATGAATCACAACTCAAGGCATCTCGAGAA GTGGCAATGGCAACGGCTGCCAAAGCAAAACTACTTCTTCGCGAGCTAAAAACTGTTAAAGCAGATTTGGCTTTTGCAAAAGCCAGGTGTTCTCaactagaagaagaaaataaaatgctCCGCGACTGTGATACCACTACCACTAAGGGACAGAACCGTGAAGATGATGATATG ATTCGGTTTCAACTGGAGACGCTTCTTGCCGAGAAGGCTCGCTTGGCAGGTGAGAATGAGGTATATGCTAGGAAAAACCATTTCCTAAGGGAGATTGTGGAGTACCATCAGCTGACAATGCAGGATGTAGTGTACCTGGATGATGGCATCGCCAAAGTCTCAGAGGTTTATGACAGCTCGAGTGGGGTGTCCCGTATAACATCTTTCAACCCATCACCATCAGAATCACCTCTTCGAGTGGTTATTCGGAACTCAGAAAGTTCACCTATTCTCCCAAACGAGATGTTAACTGTGATAGAGAAAGATAGTAAGAGAGTATCAGAAAATGAGGCTCCTCTTCCTAGTGGCAGCTTCTCCAAAGTGATATATCTGTTCTCCTTCAAACAATAG